A window of Macrococcus sp. 19Msa1099 genomic DNA:
CATTGCTTTCAGTTTCATTCGTTTCTGTGATGCTTTCGTCTTTCATTACATCCTGCTTATTTTCTTCTGACAAATCTAGTCCTCCTTAAACATTCGATGTAAATTCGATAATTTATTAAATATATCACGGTAACTCATTTGAGTTGGTCCGATGATTGAAATGTTACCATTCATATTATGCATATGAATCGGTGTCGTTACAATCGATATCCCTTGTAAGTTCTGACTAATCTCCTGACCTAATATTACTTCAATCTGATTCGACTGTTTTGATTCTATTAGATCTGGTAATGTATTAGAGTCGATAAGCTTCAACATTTCTCTAATCGCTTCTAGATTATCAGAGTCCATAATTTCGTATAAATACTCGCGACCTTCAAAGAACACCGCGTTCGTATTCGTTGTCGCTTTCTTAATAATCTCTGATTTAATATGTGTTAAAGGAAGTTGCTTTATCGACGGATATCCTTCCTGATGTAAGTTCGACTTATTAATTGACGCCAAATTCGCATTCAGAAAATTATTCATCTTCTCAATTTCAAGTCTCGTTAAACGTACCTGCCATGAAATTTGCTGATGTTCAACATTTCCGTTCTCATATACGATAATCAACACCAGCTTCGTCGGTGTTAAGTATGT
This region includes:
- the hrcA gene encoding heat-inducible transcriptional repressor HrcA, which encodes MLTDRQLHLLNVIVEDFVDSGTPIGSKKLIDDHHFNVSPATIRAEMKRLEDFGLIEKMHTSSGRVPSETGYKFYVEALQEEFPYEPNFDINNSDALDFRRLAQLIARDTRHLSIATTSQIDMKSISQIHLTYLTPTKLVLIIVYENGNVEHQQISWQVRLTRLEIEKMNNFLNANLASINKSNLHQEGYPSIKQLPLTHIKSEIIKKATTNTNAVFFEGREYLYEIMDSDNLEAIREMLKLIDSNTLPDLIESKQSNQIEVILGQEISQNLQGISIVTTPIHMHNMNGNISIIGPTQMSYRDIFNKLSNLHRMFKED